The sequence GATCTCCCGGGCTGTGTGGCGGTCGGCGAAACGCGCGATGAAGTGGTTGATCTCATCAAAGAAGCGATCGAACTTCATATCGAGGGTTTGCGGGATGAAGGGACCGAACTTCCCAAGCCCCATGTCTCAAGTGAGTTCGTGGAGGTTCGAGTTGCCTGACTCGGCGCTGTAGAGGGACGCCACAAAAAGCGCGGCGCCCCTCAGCTTGGTTTGTTATGGCGCCAAGAGTATCTTGCCGGGTGAAAGTCCCGGCCGGGTAAGGGTTGGCTGCCCAACCATATCGAGTCTCGCGTCTGTGGCGGAGTCGAGGGAGAGGCGAACAAGATAGGCGAAGCGTAGACAAAGCATCCTGTGGGCCTAGGGGCGACCGTGCACGCCTCCAGTACTGGTTACAGCTTCGAGATGAGGTCGCGGATGGCGAGGATTTTAACGCGCCCGAAGCCAACGTGAAGCACCCGTCATGGCGAGGGTTTGGAGGTCCGCCGGAGTCCAAAGGCCAGGCATGCAGGAAGAGATATGTCGAAGAACTTGGGAGACCCCATAGCTTCCTGGGTGTGGGAAGGTCATACGGAAGGTATGCAGCTATTGAAGCACGAAGGGGAAACCCAGGGCCCGCGCCCTGGTCGCGTTCCGAACGTCCCG is a genomic window of Pseudomonadota bacterium containing:
- a CDS encoding type II toxin-antitoxin system HicB family antitoxin — its product is MKYMVVVEEGPTSFGAYVPDLPGCVAVGETRDEVVDLIKEAIELHIEGLRDEGTELPKPHVSSEFVEVRVA